One genomic region from Sphingobacterium sp. UGAL515B_05 encodes:
- the pth gene encoding aminoacyl-tRNA hydrolase — protein MNYLIVGLGNIGSEYADTRHNIGFMVADELVKQAGASFSLLKLAYYSEFKQRGHNVTVIKPTTYMNLSGKAVNYYMQQCKVPIQNVLVIVDDLAIPFGSLRMKPKGSSAGHNGLKSIEQLCGGQVYPRLRFGIGDNYPKGRQVDYVLGPFDKEEQAELPALIDHSVKMIQSFVNIGIELTMTNLNTK, from the coding sequence ATGAATTATCTTATCGTTGGATTGGGCAACATTGGCAGTGAATATGCCGATACACGACATAATATAGGGTTTATGGTTGCCGACGAGCTTGTTAAACAGGCTGGTGCCAGTTTCTCCTTGCTCAAGTTGGCCTATTATAGCGAATTTAAGCAAAGGGGGCACAATGTCACTGTGATTAAACCTACGACCTACATGAACTTAAGTGGCAAGGCTGTTAATTACTACATGCAACAATGCAAAGTTCCTATTCAGAATGTATTGGTGATTGTGGATGATCTGGCCATTCCATTTGGTTCGCTACGGATGAAACCCAAAGGAAGCAGCGCCGGTCATAACGGACTTAAATCCATTGAGCAGCTTTGTGGCGGACAGGTTTATCCGCGCTTACGTTTCGGCATCGGAGACAATTACCCAAAAGGTAGACAAGTAGATTATGTACTGGGCCCTTTTGACAAAGAAGAACAAGCTGAACTACCGGCTTTAATTGACCATTCCGTTAAAATGATCCAAAGTTTTGTCAATATCGGCATCGAGCTGACGATGACTAATTTAAACACAAAATAG
- a CDS encoding 50S ribosomal protein L25/general stress protein Ctc codes for MKSIAISGSVRQNVGKRDAKELRYQGLVPAVLYGGTEQTALSVSAADLKPVLYTADVIIVELNIEGQTKRAIVQDAQFHPLTDLVTHVDFLELFDDKEVSLNIPIKLTGTSPGVKMGGKLVQKLRNLRVKALPANLPQEIAVPMESLEVGKSVRVGQIQLENAKVLNNADDTIVSVIMSRALRQAEQEAAKASKGGKK; via the coding sequence ATGAAATCAATTGCTATTAGCGGTTCTGTAAGACAGAACGTAGGGAAAAGAGATGCAAAAGAATTGCGTTACCAAGGTTTAGTACCAGCAGTACTTTACGGTGGTACAGAGCAAACAGCTCTTTCTGTATCCGCAGCTGATTTGAAACCAGTTCTTTACACTGCAGACGTAATCATTGTTGAATTAAACATTGAAGGTCAAACTAAAAGAGCTATCGTTCAAGACGCACAATTCCACCCATTAACTGACTTAGTTACGCACGTTGACTTTTTAGAATTATTTGATGATAAAGAAGTATCATTGAATATTCCTATCAAATTAACAGGAACTTCTCCAGGTGTTAAAATGGGGGGTAAATTAGTTCAAAAATTACGTAATTTACGCGTAAAAGCATTACCTGCAAACCTACCACAAGAAATTGCTGTACCAATGGAATCTTTAGAAGTTGGTAAATCAGTTCGTGTAGGTCAAATTCAATTGGAAAACGCAAAAGTATTAAACAATGCTGATGATACAATCGTATCAGTAATCATGTCTCGTGCATTGCGTCAAGCTGAACAAGAAGCAGCGAAAGCATCTAAAGGTGGTAAAAAATAA
- a CDS encoding ribose-phosphate pyrophosphokinase, whose product MPLQFNTVKLFAGSGTTELAEKIAQSYGKPLGDKTLSRFSDGEIQPFYNESVRGSDVFIIQSTNQPTDNLFELLLMTDAAKRASAHYITAVVPYFGFARQDRKDKPRVAIGAKMIANLLTAAGIHRIMTMDLHAAQIQGFFDIPVDHLDGSIIFVPYIKSLKLPNLTIASPDMGGSYRARTFAKFFNAEVIICDKRRKRANEIESMSIIGDVTGQDVVLIDDICDTAGTLSKAAALIMENGAKSVRAVCTHAVLSGKAYETIENSVLSEMIVTDTIQLDPEKAKQSTKIKVLSTADLFAKAITSVNQHSSISDLFEVE is encoded by the coding sequence ATGCCTTTGCAATTCAACACGGTTAAATTATTTGCAGGTTCTGGCACTACAGAACTGGCCGAAAAAATCGCACAATCTTACGGGAAACCACTAGGAGACAAAACATTGTCACGTTTTAGCGACGGTGAAATTCAACCTTTCTACAATGAGTCAGTTCGCGGAAGCGATGTATTCATTATCCAATCTACCAACCAACCTACCGACAATCTTTTTGAATTATTATTGATGACAGATGCAGCGAAGAGAGCTTCAGCGCATTATATCACAGCGGTAGTCCCTTATTTCGGTTTCGCAAGACAAGATCGAAAAGACAAACCAAGAGTTGCAATTGGCGCAAAAATGATCGCCAATCTGTTGACTGCAGCTGGTATCCACCGCATCATGACGATGGACCTGCACGCAGCACAAATCCAAGGTTTTTTCGATATCCCTGTTGACCATTTAGATGGCTCTATCATTTTTGTTCCTTATATCAAATCGTTAAAACTTCCAAATCTAACGATTGCTTCACCAGATATGGGTGGTTCATATAGAGCACGTACATTTGCTAAATTTTTCAATGCAGAAGTTATTATCTGTGACAAACGTCGTAAACGTGCAAACGAAATCGAATCGATGTCTATCATCGGTGACGTAACAGGTCAGGACGTTGTTTTGATCGATGATATCTGCGATACTGCTGGTACACTTTCAAAAGCAGCAGCACTGATTATGGAAAATGGTGCAAAATCTGTAAGAGCTGTTTGTACACATGCTGTGTTGTCAGGCAAGGCATATGAAACAATTGAAAACTCGGTCTTGTCAGAAATGATCGTAACCGATACCATTCAATTAGATCCAGAAAAAGCAAAACAATCGACCAAAATCAAAGTATTATCAACAGCTGATTTATTTGCAAAAGCAATCACAAGTGTAAATCAGCACTCTTCAATCTCTGATTTATTTGAAGTAGAATAA
- a CDS encoding DUF2723 domain-containing protein has translation MNYTKINNLLGWICALIATVAYVMTAERSTSWWDCGEFIASAFKLQIVHQPGAPLFLMIQNIFSNLAGGDVTRIAFWMNVGSAVCSGLTILFLFWTITALAKKIVVKGVDGSYTSTDLIKIFGSGAVGALAYAFTDTFWFSAVESEVYAMSSLCTAVVFWGILKWENHADEAGSDRWLIFIAYVMGLSIGVHLLNLLVIPAIALVIYFKRSKTVTSSGAIKAFLIGVVVLALILWGIIQYTVKAAAYFDLFFVNSLGMGFGTGFNLFMILAVALFVYGIWYSIKKVKPMLNLILISAAFIIFGYSSFAMIMVRAKANPTLNNSDPDNAFSFVSYLGREQYASEPLLNGPTFDAQVVDAEPTYTYRKDKDKYTKVENGMDYKYDKTMFFPRVYSSRDQGHIEYYRDYLKIPEGQSPTFGDNLKFFFSYQIGHMYGRYFLWNFAGRQNDQQGQGSFTEGNWISGAKPVDQLHVGGQNAIPDSLKTDPSNNKYYFLPLIIGLIGAFWHFGKRQRDAGIVGLLFFFTGLAIVLYLNQSPLQPRERDYAYAGSFYAFAIWIGLGVFAIADYLSKKVDGKIAAGAATVACLLGAPVLLGFQNWDDHDRSEKTTARDLAKNYLASCAPNAILFTYGDNDTYPLWYVQEVENYRPDVRVVNLSLLSSDWYMRQMKQKVNQADGLPINIDDEKFKKGVREVLYYQDMKVPGHVDLDLIMQILLSDDQKNKLELRGGKFENFLPTKNFSLPVNKESVLKNNVVPKAWQESIVDTMSWTYNRNYISRAELSILNVLLNNDWKRPIYFAATVPNDNYLGLDKYLVQEGFALRLMPIATPAGAEGTLVDTQSAYKDITTKYQWGNMAHASYLDPESYRMITMITNTVMGGTATQLMMEGHKDEARKVAVETYEKMPKRVYLMRDILGYIPIVNVLYETGETKRANEIVNRNLKFMTQNMRWYQDIAQTKPELEYSNIGTALRALGAYKSILASTSEKQLLQQVTDLEKSYKQQYGVE, from the coding sequence ATGAACTATACTAAAATCAACAATCTTTTAGGATGGATATGTGCGCTAATAGCAACTGTAGCGTATGTCATGACTGCCGAACGATCGACGAGTTGGTGGGACTGTGGCGAGTTTATCGCTTCGGCCTTTAAACTTCAAATTGTGCACCAGCCAGGAGCACCTTTATTCTTAATGATTCAAAATATATTCTCAAACCTTGCTGGTGGAGATGTTACACGAATTGCTTTCTGGATGAACGTAGGATCGGCGGTATGTAGTGGTCTGACCATTTTGTTTTTATTTTGGACAATTACAGCTTTAGCAAAGAAAATCGTTGTAAAAGGTGTTGATGGATCATATACATCCACCGATTTAATCAAAATATTCGGCTCGGGCGCTGTTGGTGCACTGGCTTATGCTTTTACGGATACTTTTTGGTTCTCAGCAGTAGAGTCCGAAGTATATGCCATGTCTTCTTTATGTACAGCCGTCGTATTTTGGGGTATTCTAAAATGGGAAAATCATGCCGATGAAGCTGGTTCGGACCGCTGGTTAATCTTTATCGCTTATGTGATGGGGCTTTCTATTGGGGTACACTTGTTGAACCTTCTGGTAATTCCGGCAATTGCTTTGGTCATTTATTTTAAACGTTCAAAAACTGTAACATCCTCGGGGGCGATCAAAGCTTTCTTAATTGGTGTCGTTGTTTTGGCGCTGATTTTATGGGGTATTATTCAATACACTGTTAAAGCCGCCGCATATTTTGATCTGTTCTTTGTGAATAGTTTGGGAATGGGCTTCGGTACCGGATTTAACCTTTTCATGATTTTAGCGGTAGCTCTTTTCGTATATGGGATCTGGTATTCGATCAAAAAGGTAAAACCCATGTTAAATCTGATCTTAATCAGTGCAGCATTTATCATTTTTGGATATAGTTCCTTTGCCATGATCATGGTGCGCGCCAAAGCGAATCCGACGTTAAATAACAGTGACCCAGATAATGCATTCTCTTTTGTGAGTTATCTTGGACGTGAGCAATATGCAAGTGAGCCACTTTTGAATGGACCTACATTTGATGCACAAGTGGTTGATGCCGAGCCTACATATACGTACAGAAAAGATAAGGACAAGTATACCAAAGTGGAGAACGGTATGGACTACAAATACGATAAAACGATGTTTTTTCCACGTGTTTACAGTTCAAGGGATCAAGGACATATCGAATACTATCGTGATTACTTAAAAATTCCGGAAGGCCAATCGCCGACTTTCGGTGATAACCTGAAGTTCTTTTTCAGTTATCAGATCGGACATATGTACGGCCGTTATTTCTTATGGAATTTTGCCGGTCGTCAAAATGACCAACAAGGGCAGGGTTCATTTACCGAAGGTAACTGGATTTCAGGTGCTAAACCTGTTGATCAGTTGCATGTTGGTGGACAGAATGCCATTCCAGATTCACTGAAAACTGATCCTTCAAACAATAAATATTATTTCTTGCCTTTGATCATTGGTTTAATCGGTGCATTCTGGCATTTTGGAAAGAGACAACGCGACGCAGGAATCGTGGGACTGTTGTTTTTCTTTACAGGATTAGCAATTGTACTCTACCTAAATCAAAGTCCACTTCAACCACGTGAGCGCGACTATGCGTATGCAGGTTCTTTTTATGCCTTCGCCATCTGGATCGGGCTCGGTGTTTTCGCCATTGCGGATTATCTGAGCAAAAAAGTGGATGGTAAAATTGCCGCCGGTGCTGCTACAGTAGCCTGCCTATTGGGCGCTCCAGTATTGTTGGGCTTCCAAAACTGGGATGATCACGATCGTTCGGAGAAAACAACTGCCCGTGATCTTGCTAAAAACTATTTGGCGTCATGTGCACCCAATGCGATTTTATTTACTTATGGTGATAATGATACCTATCCTTTATGGTATGTTCAGGAAGTCGAAAATTATCGTCCGGATGTACGTGTCGTAAACTTAAGTTTGTTGAGTTCGGACTGGTATATGCGCCAGATGAAACAAAAAGTGAATCAGGCAGATGGTTTACCGATCAATATCGATGATGAAAAGTTCAAGAAAGGTGTTCGCGAAGTGCTTTATTATCAGGATATGAAAGTTCCAGGACATGTGGATCTGGATTTGATCATGCAGATTTTATTGTCTGACGACCAAAAGAACAAATTGGAATTGAGAGGTGGTAAGTTTGAAAACTTCCTGCCAACCAAAAACTTTAGCCTTCCGGTGAATAAAGAATCTGTTCTGAAAAATAATGTCGTCCCTAAAGCTTGGCAAGAATCTATTGTTGATACCATGAGCTGGACCTACAATAGAAATTATATCTCTAGAGCTGAATTATCTATCTTAAACGTGTTATTGAATAACGATTGGAAACGTCCAATTTATTTTGCGGCAACAGTTCCAAATGATAACTACCTTGGTTTAGATAAATATTTAGTACAAGAGGGCTTCGCGCTGCGCTTGATGCCGATTGCAACTCCTGCCGGAGCAGAAGGTACATTGGTTGATACACAGTCTGCTTATAAAGACATTACTACGAAATACCAATGGGGTAATATGGCACATGCTTCCTACCTGGATCCTGAATCTTACCGCATGATTACCATGATTACAAATACAGTAATGGGTGGTACAGCGACACAGTTGATGATGGAAGGTCATAAGGATGAGGCGCGTAAAGTCGCTGTTGAAACTTACGAGAAAATGCCAAAACGTGTTTATTTGATGCGCGATATTTTAGGCTATATTCCAATTGTCAATGTGTTGTATGAAACTGGTGAAACGAAGCGTGCAAATGAAATCGTAAACCGTAACCTGAAGTTTATGACCCAAAACATGCGTTGGTATCAGGATATTGCACAAACAAAACCTGAGCTGGAATATTCAAATATAGGTACAGCATTACGTGCTTTGGGGGCCTATAAGAGTATCTTGGCCTCTACCTCGGAAAAACAATTGCTACAGCAAGTGACTGATTTAGAAAAATCGTATAAACAACAGTATGGTGTTGAGTAA
- a CDS encoding APC family permease has product MMKRQLKLWDAVMLVMGSMIGSGIFIVSSDMMRQLGSGYWLAIVWLLTALATVAAAICYGELSSMYPKAGGQYTYLTEIFGKPIGFLYGWSLFTVIQTGTIAAVAVAFGKFTAYLIPQLNDAAPLFQRGEFKITWIQIVAMGVIILLTFINTRGIKSGKAVQSFFTSAKIIALVLLILGGLFLIKENHFSENMAYGWDSFQNLKGAGWSQISGGVLMGALAAAMVGSVFSSVAWENVTFVSGEIVNPQRNVVRALVIGTSLVMLLYISCNYIYLAALNREEIAFAANDRVAIEAAEKILGHTGTIAMAILVMISTFGCVNGLALSGARVFQTMAKDGLFLKQAIPNNKYDVPARSLWLQGIWASLLCLSGQYGNLLDMISFVIVIFYMITVLGVIIQRVRRPDLERSYKTFLFPVTPILYLLIGTVFCVLLIIYKPQYTWPGFILVLIGVPVYFFARNNKRAELDE; this is encoded by the coding sequence ATGATGAAACGTCAATTAAAATTGTGGGATGCAGTGATGCTGGTCATGGGGTCGATGATCGGAAGCGGTATTTTTATTGTATCGAGTGATATGATGCGGCAGCTTGGATCCGGATATTGGTTGGCGATCGTTTGGTTATTGACCGCATTAGCAACTGTTGCGGCGGCAATCTGCTATGGCGAATTGTCGTCTATGTATCCGAAGGCTGGGGGACAATATACCTATCTGACAGAAATATTTGGGAAGCCAATTGGCTTTTTATACGGCTGGAGTTTATTTACAGTCATTCAAACGGGAACGATAGCAGCTGTAGCTGTCGCCTTTGGTAAGTTTACAGCCTACCTTATTCCGCAGTTAAATGATGCAGCACCCCTATTTCAGCGTGGAGAGTTTAAGATTACCTGGATACAGATTGTCGCTATGGGTGTTATTATCCTCCTCACCTTTATTAATACAAGAGGGATCAAGAGTGGAAAAGCTGTTCAATCTTTCTTTACTTCAGCAAAAATCATTGCGCTGGTTTTATTGATTTTAGGTGGCCTGTTCTTGATTAAAGAAAATCATTTTTCAGAAAATATGGCGTATGGCTGGGACTCTTTCCAAAATTTGAAAGGTGCTGGCTGGTCTCAGATCTCGGGGGGCGTACTGATGGGGGCTTTAGCTGCTGCGATGGTGGGTTCGGTATTTAGTAGTGTGGCCTGGGAAAATGTAACGTTTGTTTCCGGAGAGATTGTCAATCCACAGCGTAATGTTGTTCGGGCATTGGTTATCGGAACAAGTTTGGTGATGTTGCTCTATATAAGCTGTAATTACATTTACCTGGCGGCATTAAATCGAGAGGAAATTGCTTTTGCGGCAAATGATCGTGTTGCCATAGAGGCGGCTGAAAAAATATTAGGACATACGGGCACGATAGCGATGGCGATTTTGGTCATGATCTCGACCTTTGGTTGCGTTAACGGGCTCGCGCTATCAGGTGCGCGAGTTTTTCAAACTATGGCAAAAGATGGATTGTTTCTGAAACAAGCGATTCCCAATAACAAATATGATGTGCCGGCACGATCGTTATGGCTTCAGGGGATCTGGGCTTCATTGCTTTGTCTAAGTGGGCAATATGGCAATTTACTGGATATGATATCTTTTGTTATTGTTATATTCTATATGATTACAGTGCTAGGGGTTATTATTCAGCGTGTACGAAGACCCGATTTGGAACGTTCCTATAAGACATTTCTATTTCCTGTCACTCCGATCTTGTACCTGCTGATAGGTACTGTATTTTGTGTATTATTAATTATCTATAAGCCACAATATACCTGGCCAGGCTTTATACTTGTATTAATCGGTGTACCGGTGTATTTTTTTGCACGGAATAATAAACGTGCCGAGCTAGATGAATAG
- the pyrR gene encoding bifunctional pyr operon transcriptional regulator/uracil phosphoribosyltransferase PyrR, which produces MKQSILLDGPKFQITIQRLCRQLIENHGDFSNAVVIGIQPRGTFLARRIVKELEQMIGKEILVGDLDITFYRDDFRTKGNTGPLLANSTNINFIVEGKEVIFIDDVLWTGRTIRAAMDAVQAFGRARRIELLVLVDRRFSRQIPIQPDYIGIQVDSIDSQKVIVNWKESEDQDSIILITEKKTSASD; this is translated from the coding sequence ATGAAACAGTCGATTTTATTAGACGGACCAAAATTTCAAATCACAATTCAAAGACTATGTCGTCAATTGATTGAGAATCACGGTGATTTTTCAAATGCTGTCGTCATAGGTATCCAACCCCGAGGAACTTTCTTAGCGAGACGTATCGTCAAAGAGCTTGAACAAATGATCGGAAAAGAGATTTTAGTTGGCGATTTGGATATTACCTTTTATCGCGATGACTTCCGTACCAAAGGGAATACAGGTCCACTCTTAGCAAATAGCACAAATATCAATTTTATTGTAGAAGGTAAAGAGGTCATTTTTATAGATGATGTCTTATGGACAGGACGTACTATTCGTGCGGCAATGGATGCTGTGCAGGCATTTGGCCGTGCAAGAAGAATAGAATTGCTTGTTTTGGTCGATCGCCGCTTCTCTAGACAGATCCCTATTCAGCCTGATTATATCGGAATACAGGTAGATTCTATTGATTCTCAAAAAGTAATTGTTAACTGGAAAGAATCAGAGGATCAGGATAGTATTATCTTGATTACAGAAAAGAAGACGTCAGCTAGCGATTAA
- a CDS encoding aspartate carbamoyltransferase catalytic subunit: MSSGAEQLSTRHLLGIKDLNENDIQLILDTASNFKEVLNRPIKKVPSLRDITIANVFFENSTRTRLSFELAEKRLSADIVNFAASSSSVSKGETLIDTVNNILAMKVDMIVMRHPYAGAGVFLSKHVDAQIVNAGDGAHEHPTQALLDSFSIRERYGDVAGRKIAIVGDITHSRVALSNILCLQKQGAEVMVCGPTTLIPKHITSLGVKVEHDLRKALNWCDVANMLRIQLERQDIAYFPSLREYSMLYGLNKEILDSLEKPITIMHPGPINRGVEITSDVADSEHSIILDQVENGVAVRMAVLYLLAGQRG, from the coding sequence ATGTCATCTGGAGCAGAACAATTAAGTACCCGCCATTTATTGGGGATCAAAGATCTAAATGAGAACGATATCCAATTGATCCTGGATACAGCAAGTAATTTCAAAGAGGTATTAAATAGGCCAATCAAAAAGGTTCCGTCGTTAAGGGATATTACGATTGCCAACGTGTTTTTTGAAAATTCAACACGAACACGTCTATCCTTTGAACTTGCTGAAAAGAGACTTTCTGCGGATATCGTGAATTTTGCGGCTTCCTCCTCTTCGGTAAGTAAGGGGGAGACACTCATCGATACGGTGAACAATATTCTTGCAATGAAGGTTGATATGATTGTGATGAGACATCCATACGCGGGAGCTGGGGTATTTCTAAGTAAACATGTTGATGCACAAATTGTCAATGCAGGTGACGGAGCACATGAACACCCTACACAAGCTTTACTTGATTCATTTTCGATCCGTGAACGCTATGGTGATGTAGCTGGTCGTAAAATAGCTATCGTTGGGGATATTACACATTCACGCGTTGCCTTGTCGAATATCTTATGTCTTCAAAAGCAAGGTGCAGAAGTGATGGTTTGTGGTCCAACCACATTAATTCCTAAACATATTACATCGTTGGGTGTAAAAGTGGAGCATGATTTGCGGAAAGCGTTGAACTGGTGTGATGTTGCAAATATGTTACGGATTCAATTGGAGCGTCAGGATATTGCCTATTTCCCTTCCTTAAGAGAATATTCCATGCTATATGGATTGAATAAAGAGATTTTGGATTCTTTAGAGAAGCCAATCACAATTATGCACCCCGGACCAATCAATCGGGGGGTCGAAATCACATCGGATGTCGCGGATAGCGAACATTCAATTATTTTGGATCAGGTTGAAAATGGTGTTGCTGTGCGCATGGCTGTCTTGTATCTATTAGCAGGGCAACGCGGATAG